A window from Photobacterium atrarenae encodes these proteins:
- a CDS encoding LysR family transcriptional regulator encodes MQLKSLKMLVTVAETGSFVAAAEQLHTVQSNVTAHVKKLEDELGVQLLLRKKSRAVLTPAGRELMRYAEQMLRLHDEACQVFHQGNPHTGTLRIGAMETTMALRLPPVLAQFHAESPQIDLQLQTGPTAQLSQQLLEGTLDCVFVAGGITHPEFVSTPVFTEHLVLVSARPLQGLPSHTELLGATFVAFRQGCSYRHRIELFLAENDIAAARVVEFGTLEAILGCVVAGMGYALLPEATVLAYQSRYPIHYYSLPQGLGLVETHFVTPKPSAWSPALSRFAQTLEAVNGECAA; translated from the coding sequence ATGCAGCTAAAATCATTGAAAATGTTGGTGACTGTGGCAGAAACCGGCAGTTTTGTCGCCGCGGCTGAGCAGTTGCACACGGTGCAGTCGAACGTGACGGCGCATGTGAAGAAGCTGGAAGATGAACTCGGCGTGCAGCTCTTGCTGCGTAAGAAAAGCCGCGCTGTGTTGACCCCGGCCGGGCGGGAGCTGATGAGGTACGCCGAGCAGATGCTCCGGCTTCATGATGAGGCCTGCCAGGTATTTCACCAGGGTAATCCTCACACCGGTACGCTGCGCATTGGCGCGATGGAAACCACTATGGCGCTGCGTTTACCGCCGGTTTTGGCGCAGTTCCACGCCGAATCCCCACAGATCGATTTACAACTGCAAACCGGACCCACGGCCCAGCTGTCGCAGCAACTGTTGGAGGGGACGCTCGATTGCGTGTTTGTCGCCGGAGGGATCACCCATCCTGAGTTTGTATCAACGCCGGTATTTACTGAGCATCTGGTGCTGGTGTCGGCCCGACCGCTTCAGGGGCTGCCGAGCCACACCGAGTTGCTTGGTGCAACGTTCGTCGCGTTCCGCCAGGGATGCAGCTATCGCCATCGCATCGAGCTGTTTCTGGCCGAAAATGACATCGCCGCAGCGAGAGTGGTTGAATTCGGCACGTTGGAGGCGATTTTGGGCTGTGTCGTCGCCGGGATGGGTTATGCCTTGTTGCCTGAAGCCACGGTTCTGGCGTATCAAAGTCGCTATCCCATTCATTATTATTCGCTCCCGCAAGGCTTAGGTCTGGTCGAAACTCACTTCGTGACGCCGAAACCCTCAGCCTGGAGTCCGGCCTTGTCTCGCTTTGCTCAGACGCTGGAAGCGGTTAACGGCGAATGTGCGGCTTGA
- a CDS encoding YbfB/YjiJ family MFS transporter, with amino-acid sequence MNQRIDSTAASALCVGLNATILGIGLSRFAYTPLIPALSEQGWFLPALASYLGAANLIGYLIGALTAHQLSEWLGAKRTILTAMGLVTASFVLCASPAAFGWFAFWRFIAGMAGAILMVVGPSLALQYTNARNRPVVATMIFMGIGLGILLSASLMPYLLSLGLSTTWLALGGLSLCAAALGGLGLKRLPARAMPHTTDTAQSRSPLPSAVWLIVIAYGFDAAGFIPHTIFWVDYLTRELAIGRDAALLQWATLGAGAMLGPVIASRLVKFGGWQRALLSAYLLKTLAIVIPVASHSQLWLSLSSFLVGAMIPGIVSLTSGYLAEIVGVQQHKQVWGLATAGFAVVQALSGMAMSAFYDQSGSYAPQFPLAAGLMALGMLAIGFSRHVSAVPHDAAKPDLANQNPAIETPKTQNLVHPGNAQLQPTQPSTRPTTPQTMEDQ; translated from the coding sequence ATGAATCAAAGAATTGACAGCACAGCGGCCAGCGCGTTATGCGTTGGCCTGAATGCCACCATCCTTGGGATTGGCCTGTCGCGATTTGCCTATACGCCCCTGATCCCGGCCCTGTCTGAGCAAGGCTGGTTCTTACCAGCGCTGGCCAGCTATCTTGGCGCTGCTAATTTGATCGGCTACCTGATCGGCGCCTTAACCGCCCATCAATTATCAGAATGGCTGGGTGCCAAGCGCACGATTCTCACCGCGATGGGGCTGGTCACAGCCAGCTTTGTGCTTTGTGCCAGCCCGGCAGCGTTTGGCTGGTTTGCCTTCTGGCGCTTTATCGCCGGCATGGCCGGGGCGATCCTGATGGTGGTCGGCCCTTCGCTGGCACTGCAATATACTAATGCCCGCAATCGACCGGTTGTTGCAACCATGATTTTCATGGGCATCGGTCTGGGGATATTGCTCTCTGCCAGCCTGATGCCCTATCTGTTATCCCTTGGCCTGTCGACCACCTGGCTGGCGCTTGGCGGCCTGTCGCTATGCGCTGCCGCCCTCGGCGGGCTGGGCCTGAAACGACTCCCGGCACGCGCCATGCCACACACCACGGATACGGCTCAATCACGTTCTCCGCTGCCCTCAGCAGTCTGGTTGATTGTGATAGCCTATGGTTTTGATGCCGCGGGCTTTATTCCACACACCATTTTCTGGGTCGACTATCTGACCCGCGAGCTGGCCATTGGCCGCGACGCAGCATTGCTGCAATGGGCGACTCTGGGGGCTGGCGCGATGCTGGGTCCGGTGATTGCGAGCCGCTTGGTCAAATTCGGCGGCTGGCAACGGGCGCTGTTGAGTGCCTATCTGCTCAAGACGCTGGCGATTGTCATCCCAGTCGCTAGTCATTCCCAACTGTGGCTCTCCCTGTCATCTTTTCTGGTCGGCGCGATGATCCCGGGGATCGTCTCGCTCACTTCCGGGTATCTGGCCGAGATTGTCGGGGTTCAGCAGCACAAACAGGTATGGGGACTGGCGACCGCCGGGTTTGCCGTCGTTCAGGCCCTATCCGGGATGGCGATGTCGGCCTTTTATGATCAATCCGGCAGCTACGCACCCCAGTTTCCGCTCGCGGCCGGGTTAATGGCCCTCGGTATGCTGGCGATCGGGTTCAGCCGCCACGTTTCTGCCGTACCCCATGACGCAGCAAAGCCTGACCTTGCGAATCAGAACCCTGCGATTGAGACCCCTAAAACGCAAAACCTTGTGCATCCCGGCAACGCCCAGCTGCAACCTACTCAACCATCCACCAGACCAACCACTCCACAGACGATGGAAGACCAATGA
- a CDS encoding glutathione S-transferase family protein, whose amino-acid sequence MKLYLNATSPYARAVRITAIEKQLDQPLELVWVDPWQSPEALLAVNPAAKIPVLVTDTGAPITETLNILFYLDQQAPGGLQLLSQLQPHPPSLTLLGFGQALMDAAFQTVIARKHDGNRADQHELAQRRIQAIHRLLAAIDLHLSEHPHQTQPDISICDVVIGVALAYLDFRLSEIPWRSDFPALADWMTQIEARKSFEATRFE is encoded by the coding sequence ATGAAACTTTATCTGAATGCTACTTCACCCTACGCCCGAGCGGTTCGTATCACAGCCATTGAGAAACAACTCGACCAACCCCTTGAACTGGTTTGGGTCGACCCCTGGCAATCCCCCGAGGCGCTGCTCGCCGTCAACCCGGCGGCCAAAATCCCGGTGCTGGTGACCGATACCGGTGCGCCCATCACCGAAACGCTCAATATTCTGTTCTATCTGGATCAACAGGCGCCGGGCGGACTGCAGCTTTTATCTCAGTTGCAACCTCATCCACCATCCCTGACCTTACTCGGGTTTGGTCAAGCACTCATGGATGCCGCCTTTCAAACGGTGATTGCCCGCAAACATGATGGCAACCGCGCTGATCAGCATGAACTCGCCCAGCGACGCATACAGGCCATCCACCGCCTGTTAGCGGCGATTGACCTTCATCTAAGCGAGCACCCGCATCAAACGCAACCCGACATTAGTATCTGTGATGTGGTGATTGGTGTCGCGCTGGCCTACCTCGACTTCCGCCTGAGTGAAATCCCCTGGCGCTCGGATTTCCCGGCCTTGGCGGATTGGATGACACAAATCGAAGCTCGGAAAAGTTTTGAAGCCACGCGGTTTGAATAA
- a CDS encoding SDR family NAD(P)-dependent oxidoreductase, with protein MIVITGASSGLGAALAQRYSCEGKRLLLTGRNHQRLFQVAGNLSGNVEAKVTDLCDPMAVSALFDELDPIPEMVIHCAGSGHFSPIEQQDPQAISALLDNNVKSTIFLLQALVKRYREHPVKVVVVMSTAAQVAKAGESTYCAAKWAVRGLVESVRLELKSSPMKLIAVYPGGMATDFWATSGKDIDTSGFMTAEEAAHMLKQALISTEHGFVSDITLNRN; from the coding sequence ATGATTGTTATTACAGGTGCAAGCAGCGGTTTGGGGGCTGCCCTGGCGCAGCGCTACAGCTGTGAGGGCAAGCGGTTATTGTTGACAGGACGCAATCATCAGCGTTTGTTTCAGGTTGCCGGTAATCTGTCTGGAAACGTCGAAGCGAAAGTCACCGATCTTTGTGATCCGATGGCAGTGTCTGCGCTGTTTGACGAGCTGGATCCGATCCCGGAGATGGTGATCCACTGTGCGGGCAGCGGCCATTTCAGCCCGATTGAACAGCAAGATCCGCAAGCGATCAGCGCGCTGCTCGACAACAACGTCAAATCGACGATCTTCCTGCTGCAGGCGCTGGTGAAGCGTTATCGCGAACATCCGGTGAAGGTGGTGGTGGTGATGTCGACCGCAGCGCAAGTTGCCAAGGCCGGGGAATCCACCTACTGTGCAGCCAAGTGGGCGGTGCGCGGACTGGTCGAGTCGGTGCGTCTGGAACTGAAAAGCAGTCCGATGAAGCTGATTGCGGTGTATCCGGGCGGCATGGCAACGGATTTCTGGGCCACCAGCGGCAAAGACATCGATACTTCGGGCTTTATGACGGCCGAGGAAGCGGCGCACATGCTTAAACAGGCACTGATCAGCACCGAGCACGGCTTCGTGTCTGACATTACCCTCAACCGAAACTGA
- a CDS encoding GlxA family transcriptional regulator translates to METIRIGIYHYANALKSAVYGLEEMFILASRICREQQIPVDFEPVICREHVAISEPFAVIILPPSIQQQDYLSPPLQLTDWLKAQYDQGTRLASACAGAFILAATTVVGTRAMTTHWGLAEPFHQQFPQITLNTNDILIDHGDIITAGGLMSWLDLGLELVTQYTSSSVMHQLGKVLVVDTARREQRFYQRFIPALLHGDQAIVTVQQRMNHDYGTPLAISDLAAQANLTERTLQRRFQKATGFNPNQYLQRLRVQKACELLEGSQHPFEWIAHQVGYEDPGACRKTFLKIMGLTPREFRARFSREESPGHRPHQHPH, encoded by the coding sequence CATCTACCACTATGCCAATGCACTGAAATCTGCCGTCTACGGGTTAGAAGAGATGTTTATACTGGCCAGCCGAATTTGCCGGGAGCAGCAGATCCCGGTTGACTTTGAACCTGTCATTTGTCGTGAACATGTCGCAATCTCGGAGCCATTTGCGGTGATAATATTACCTCCGAGCATCCAACAGCAAGATTACCTCAGCCCGCCGCTACAGCTCACCGACTGGCTCAAAGCCCAATATGATCAAGGCACCCGACTCGCCTCAGCCTGTGCAGGCGCCTTTATTCTGGCCGCGACCACGGTAGTCGGCACCCGTGCCATGACTACCCATTGGGGACTGGCCGAACCATTCCACCAGCAGTTTCCGCAGATTACACTCAACACCAACGACATCCTGATCGATCATGGCGATATCATCACCGCCGGCGGATTGATGTCCTGGCTGGATCTCGGACTGGAGCTGGTCACGCAATATACCTCGTCCAGCGTGATGCACCAGCTCGGCAAGGTACTGGTTGTCGATACCGCGCGGCGCGAACAACGGTTTTATCAGCGCTTCATCCCGGCTCTGCTGCACGGCGATCAGGCCATTGTGACGGTTCAGCAACGGATGAACCACGACTATGGTACCCCGCTTGCCATTTCCGATCTGGCAGCGCAAGCCAACCTGACCGAACGTACCCTGCAAAGGCGGTTCCAGAAAGCAACCGGCTTTAATCCCAACCAATATTTGCAGCGGCTTCGGGTCCAGAAAGCCTGTGAATTATTGGAAGGCTCGCAACATCCTTTTGAGTGGATTGCCCATCAGGTCGGTTATGAAGATCCCGGCGCCTGTCGTAAAACATTTCTGAAGATTATGGGACTGACACCACGCGAGTTCAGGGCGCGATTTTCCCGCGAAGAATCCCCGGGCCATCGCCCGCATCAACATCCGCACTAG